Proteins from a genomic interval of Pantoea deleyi:
- the mlaE gene encoding lipid asymmetry maintenance ABC transporter permease subunit MlaE, translated as MVLKALASFGRQGIETCASFGRAGLMLFHALVGKPAFRKHAPLLVKQLYSVGVLSLLIIVVSGLFIGMVLGLQGYLVLTTYGAETSLGMLVALSLLRELGPVVTALLFAGRAGSALTAEIGLMKATEQLSSMEMMAVDPLRRVVSPRFWAGFISMPLLALIFTAVGIAGGALVGVSWKGIDPGFFWSAMQNAVDFRTDVVNCIIKSAVFAVTVTWIALFNGYDAIPTSEGISRATTRTVVHASLAVLGLDFVLTALMFGN; from the coding sequence ATGGTCTTGAAGGCGCTGGCGTCGTTTGGTCGTCAGGGAATTGAAACGTGCGCCAGTTTTGGACGCGCAGGCTTAATGCTGTTTCACGCGCTGGTCGGCAAACCGGCGTTCCGTAAACATGCGCCGCTACTGGTTAAGCAGCTCTATAGCGTAGGCGTGTTGTCGTTACTGATTATTGTGGTCTCGGGCCTGTTTATTGGCATGGTGCTCGGCCTGCAGGGGTACCTGGTGCTGACCACCTACGGGGCCGAAACCAGTCTGGGGATGCTGGTGGCGCTGTCGCTGCTGCGCGAGCTGGGGCCGGTGGTAACCGCGCTGCTGTTTGCCGGACGGGCGGGATCGGCGCTGACGGCCGAAATCGGCCTGATGAAAGCGACCGAGCAGCTCTCCAGCATGGAGATGATGGCGGTGGATCCGCTGCGCCGCGTCGTCTCGCCACGCTTCTGGGCGGGATTTATCAGCATGCCGCTGCTGGCTCTGATCTTTACCGCCGTCGGTATCGCGGGGGGCGCGCTGGTGGGCGTGAGCTGGAAGGGCATTGATCCGGGCTTCTTCTGGTCAGCCATGCAGAACGCGGTCGATTTCCGGACTGACGTGGTTAACTGCATTATCAAAAGCGCCGTATTTGCCGTCACGGTGACCTGGATTGCCCTCTTTAATGGCTATGACGCGATTCCCACTTCTGAAGGGATCAGTCGCGCGACGACGCGTACCGTAGTACATGCTTCACTGGCGGTGCTCGGGTTGGATTTTGTGCTGACAGCACTGATGTTTGGGAATTGA
- the rplU gene encoding 50S ribosomal protein L21, which yields MYAVFQSGGKQHRVSEGQTVRLEKLDIATGETIEFDQVLMIANGEDVKIGAPLVSGGMIKAEVVAHGRGEKIKIVKFRRRKHYRKQAGHRQWFTDVKITGITA from the coding sequence ATGTACGCGGTTTTCCAAAGTGGTGGTAAACAACACCGAGTAAGCGAAGGTCAGACCGTTCGCCTGGAAAAGCTGGACATCGCAACCGGTGAAACCATCGAGTTCGACCAGGTTCTGATGATTGCTAATGGCGAAGACGTGAAAATCGGCGCGCCACTGGTTTCAGGCGGTATGATCAAGGCAGAAGTTGTTGCTCACGGTCGTGGCGAGAAAATTAAGATCGTTAAGTTTCGTCGTCGTAAGCACTACCGTAAGCAAGCTGGCCATCGCCAGTGGTTCACTGATGTGAAAATCACTGGTATCACGGCGTAA
- the ispB gene encoding octaprenyl diphosphate synthase: MNLEQINELTAQDMAAVNQTILDQLNSDVSLINQLGYYIISGGGKRIRPMIAVLSARAMGYKGDLHVTNAALIEFIHTATLLHDDVVDESDMRRGKATANAAFGNAASVLVGDFIYTRAFQMMTSMGSLRILALMSEAVNVIAEGEVLQLMNVNDPDITEESYMRVIYSKTARLFEAASQASAILADATPEAEKALQDYGRYLGTAFQLIDDLLDYSADGETLGKNTGDDLSEGKPTLPLLHAMQHGTPEQAKMIREAIEQGNGRHLLEPVLEAMHQCGSLEWTRSRAEQEADKAIEALRILPESPWRSALESLAHMSVQRDF, from the coding sequence ATGAACTTAGAACAGATTAATGAATTAACCGCACAGGATATGGCTGCCGTTAACCAGACCATCCTCGACCAGCTGAATTCAGATGTCTCGCTCATCAACCAGTTGGGCTACTACATCATCAGTGGTGGAGGCAAGCGTATCCGTCCCATGATTGCCGTGCTATCCGCACGCGCCATGGGCTACAAGGGCGATCTGCACGTGACCAATGCGGCGCTGATCGAATTTATCCACACCGCCACGCTGCTGCATGACGATGTCGTGGATGAATCCGATATGCGTCGTGGCAAAGCGACCGCGAACGCGGCGTTTGGCAATGCGGCAAGCGTGCTGGTCGGTGACTTTATTTACACCCGCGCCTTCCAGATGATGACCAGCATGGGGTCGCTGCGTATCCTGGCGCTGATGTCCGAAGCGGTAAACGTGATCGCTGAGGGCGAAGTCCTGCAGCTGATGAACGTGAACGACCCGGATATCACCGAAGAGAGCTACATGCGCGTCATCTACAGCAAGACCGCGCGCCTGTTTGAAGCGGCCTCCCAGGCCTCTGCGATCCTGGCTGACGCCACCCCGGAAGCGGAAAAAGCCCTGCAGGATTATGGGCGCTATCTGGGTACCGCTTTCCAGTTAATCGACGATTTACTGGATTACAGCGCAGACGGCGAGACGCTCGGTAAAAACACCGGCGATGACCTGAGCGAAGGCAAACCGACACTGCCTCTGCTGCATGCAATGCAGCACGGCACGCCTGAGCAGGCGAAGATGATCCGGGAAGCGATCGAACAGGGCAATGGCCGTCATCTGCTGGAGCCGGTGCTGGAGGCGATGCACCAGTGCGGGTCGCTGGAGTGGACGCGCAGCCGCGCCGAGCAGGAGGCGGATAAAGCCATTGAGGCGTTGCGTATCCTGCCTGAATCCCCCTGGCGCAGCGCGCTGGAGTCGCTGGCACACATGTCCGTGCAGCGCGACTTTTAA
- the mlaC gene encoding phospholipid-binding protein MlaC translates to MFKRLLMIAMLVVAVPLTATAADQSNPYKLMNQAAEKTFTRLKNEQPKIKQNPNYLREIVRQELLPYVQIKYAGALVLGRYYRDSTPAQREAYFSAFADYLAQAYGQALALYNGQSYQVQPEQPLGDANIVAIRVSIIDPNGRPPVRLDFQWRKNSQSGNWQAYDMIAEGVSMITTKQNEWSDLLRTKGIDGLTAQLKSSAAQPITLDKQQ, encoded by the coding sequence ATGTTTAAACGTTTACTGATGATTGCCATGCTGGTGGTGGCCGTGCCGCTGACGGCAACCGCCGCTGACCAGAGCAATCCTTACAAACTGATGAACCAGGCGGCGGAGAAAACCTTTACCCGTCTGAAGAACGAGCAGCCGAAAATTAAGCAGAACCCTAACTATCTGCGTGAGATTGTCCGTCAGGAACTGCTGCCCTATGTGCAGATCAAATATGCCGGCGCGTTAGTGCTGGGTCGCTACTACCGTGACTCCACACCGGCTCAGCGTGAAGCCTATTTCAGCGCCTTTGCGGACTATCTGGCGCAGGCTTACGGTCAGGCTCTGGCCCTCTACAACGGGCAGAGCTATCAGGTGCAGCCTGAACAGCCGCTGGGCGATGCCAACATTGTCGCCATCCGCGTCTCCATCATCGATCCTAACGGCCGTCCGCCGGTTCGCCTCGACTTCCAGTGGCGTAAAAACAGCCAGAGCGGAAACTGGCAGGCGTATGACATGATCGCCGAAGGCGTCAGCATGATCACCACCAAGCAGAATGAGTGGAGCGACCTGTTGCGCACCAAAGGTATTGATGGTCTGACGGCGCAGCTGAAATCCTCTGCCGCTCAGCCTATCACGCTGGATAAACAACAATAA
- the murA gene encoding UDP-N-acetylglucosamine 1-carboxyvinyltransferase has protein sequence MDKFRVQGPTRLSGEVTISGAKNAALPILFAALLAEEPVEIQNVPKLRDIDTTMKLLSQLGAKVERNGSVHVDASAVDVFCAPYDLVKTMRASIWALGPLVARFGQGQVSLPGGCAIGARPVDLHITGLEQLGAEIKLEEGYVKASVNGRLKGALIVMDKISVGATVTIMSAATLATGTTVIENAAREPEIVDTANFLNTLGAKISGAGSDKITIEGVERLGGGVYRVLPDRIETGTFLIAAAISGGKVVCHKTQPDTLDAVLAKLRDAGADIETGEDWISLDMHGKRPKAVNVRTAPHPGFPTDMQAQFTLLNMVAEGTGVITETIFENRFMHIPELIRMGGHAEIESNTAICHGVETLSGAQVMATDLRASASLVLAGCIAEGTTFVDRIYHIDRGYEHIEDKLKAMGANIERVSEE, from the coding sequence ATGGACAAATTTCGTGTGCAAGGCCCCACCCGCTTAAGTGGTGAAGTAACCATTTCCGGGGCGAAGAACGCCGCGCTTCCTATTCTGTTTGCTGCCCTGCTGGCCGAAGAGCCGGTAGAGATTCAGAACGTACCAAAACTGCGCGACATCGATACCACCATGAAGCTGCTGAGCCAGCTGGGTGCGAAGGTGGAACGCAACGGTTCTGTGCACGTCGATGCCAGCGCGGTCGATGTTTTCTGTGCGCCTTACGATCTGGTTAAAACCATGCGTGCCTCTATCTGGGCGCTGGGGCCGCTGGTGGCACGTTTTGGTCAGGGTCAGGTTTCCCTGCCGGGTGGCTGCGCGATCGGCGCACGTCCGGTTGACCTGCACATTACCGGTCTTGAACAACTGGGTGCAGAGATCAAGCTGGAAGAGGGCTACGTGAAAGCCTCCGTCAATGGCCGCCTGAAGGGCGCGCTGATTGTGATGGATAAGATCAGCGTGGGCGCCACCGTCACTATCATGAGTGCGGCGACGCTGGCGACCGGTACGACCGTGATCGAGAATGCGGCGCGTGAGCCGGAAATTGTCGATACCGCGAATTTCCTGAATACCCTGGGTGCGAAAATCAGCGGCGCAGGCAGCGACAAAATCACCATCGAAGGCGTCGAGCGTCTGGGTGGCGGTGTCTATCGCGTACTGCCCGACCGTATCGAAACCGGCACCTTCCTGATCGCGGCAGCCATCTCGGGCGGCAAAGTGGTCTGTCACAAAACCCAGCCGGATACGCTGGATGCGGTGCTGGCTAAGCTGCGCGATGCGGGTGCCGATATCGAAACCGGAGAAGACTGGATCAGTCTGGATATGCACGGCAAGCGGCCAAAAGCGGTCAACGTGCGCACCGCACCGCATCCGGGTTTCCCGACCGACATGCAGGCGCAGTTCACCCTGCTGAACATGGTGGCCGAAGGCACAGGCGTGATCACCGAAACCATCTTCGAAAACCGTTTCATGCATATCCCGGAACTGATTCGTATGGGCGGACATGCTGAGATCGAAAGCAACACCGCGATCTGCCACGGCGTTGAAACCCTGTCGGGCGCGCAGGTGATGGCAACCGATCTGCGCGCGTCAGCCAGCCTGGTGCTGGCGGGTTGTATCGCAGAAGGCACGACGTTCGTCGACCGCATCTATCATATCGATCGTGGCTATGAGCACATCGAAGATAAGCTGAAAGCGATGGGCGCGAATATCGAGCGCGTCAGCGAAGAGTAA
- a CDS encoding helix-turn-helix domain-containing protein, whose amino-acid sequence MQKRKEDWHPADVIAALHKRGMTLAALSRAAGLSSSTLANALTRPWPKGEWLIADAINVHPGEIWPSRYYDPETHCLLDRKKRIRTPVDRSGSV is encoded by the coding sequence ATGCAAAAACGAAAGGAAGACTGGCATCCGGCTGATGTTATCGCGGCGCTGCATAAGCGGGGAATGACGCTGGCGGCGCTGTCCCGCGCAGCCGGCCTGAGTTCATCCACGCTGGCGAATGCGCTGACGCGCCCCTGGCCCAAGGGAGAATGGCTGATCGCCGACGCGATCAACGTCCATCCCGGCGAGATCTGGCCCAGCCGCTATTACGATCCGGAGACCCACTGCCTGCTGGATCGCAAAAAACGTATCCGGACGCCTGTCGATCGTTCCGGCAGCGTCTGA
- the ibaG gene encoding BolA family iron metabolism protein IbaG, with protein MENSEIQAVLMAALPLDEVHVMSNDGSHFQVIAVGELFGELSRVKKQQAVYAPLMEFIADNRMHAVSIKTYTPAEWARDRKLNGF; from the coding sequence ATGGAAAACAGTGAAATTCAGGCCGTGCTGATGGCAGCACTGCCTTTAGACGAAGTGCATGTGATGAGCAATGACGGCAGCCATTTTCAGGTCATCGCCGTTGGCGAACTGTTTGGTGAGCTGAGCCGCGTGAAAAAACAGCAGGCTGTCTATGCGCCGCTGATGGAATTCATCGCCGATAACCGCATGCATGCTGTCTCTATCAAAACCTATACTCCCGCTGAATGGGCGCGTGACCGTAAACTCAACGGTTTCTGA
- the mlaD gene encoding outer membrane lipid asymmetry maintenance protein MlaD, with amino-acid sequence MQSKKSEIWVGIFMIMALIAALFLCLRVADLKSMGTEPTWKLYATFDNIGGLKVSSPVKIGGVVIGRVTDIELEPKTLLPRVTMDISDQYADKISDTSSLAIRTQGLLGEQFLSLNLGFDDPELGSAMLKDGDTLRDTKSAMVLEDLIGQFLYKSGDNKQNSDNKDAQEGSSAAPAAPAQP; translated from the coding sequence ATGCAAAGCAAAAAAAGCGAAATCTGGGTTGGCATTTTTATGATCATGGCGTTGATCGCCGCACTGTTTCTCTGTCTGCGCGTCGCCGATCTGAAGTCGATGGGCACCGAGCCGACGTGGAAACTCTACGCGACCTTCGACAACATCGGCGGCCTGAAAGTGAGTTCGCCGGTGAAAATCGGCGGCGTCGTGATTGGCCGGGTGACGGACATCGAACTGGAGCCAAAAACGCTGCTGCCACGGGTGACCATGGACATCAGCGATCAGTATGCCGATAAAATTTCCGATACCAGCTCGCTGGCGATCCGCACCCAGGGCCTGCTGGGTGAGCAGTTCCTGTCGCTCAACTTAGGATTTGACGATCCTGAGCTGGGCTCGGCGATGCTGAAAGATGGCGATACGCTGCGCGATACGAAATCAGCCATGGTGCTTGAAGATTTGATCGGCCAGTTCCTTTATAAGAGCGGCGATAACAAGCAAAACAGCGACAACAAGGATGCGCAGGAAGGCAGCAGTGCTGCGCCTGCGGCACCGGCTCAACCTTAA
- the rpmA gene encoding 50S ribosomal protein L27 translates to MAHKKAGGSTRNGRDSNAKRLGVKRFGGESVLAGSIIVRQRGTKFHAGNNVGCGRDHTLFATTDGKVKFEVKGPNNRKYISIVAE, encoded by the coding sequence ATGGCACATAAAAAGGCTGGTGGTTCGACTCGAAATGGTCGTGACTCCAATGCAAAACGTCTGGGTGTTAAGCGTTTCGGTGGCGAATCTGTTCTGGCAGGTAGCATCATCGTTCGTCAGCGTGGCACCAAATTCCACGCTGGTAACAACGTAGGTTGTGGTCGTGACCACACCCTGTTTGCTACCACAGACGGCAAAGTAAAATTCGAAGTTAAAGGTCCGAACAACCGTAAATACATCAGCATCGTTGCTGAGTAA
- the cgtA gene encoding Obg family GTPase CgtA, giving the protein MKFVDEATILVVAGDGGNGCVSFRREKYIPKGGPDGGDGGDGGDVYLIADENLNTLIDYRFEKSFRAERGQNGQSRDCTGKRGKDIEVKVPVGTRVIDQGTGETLGDMTRHGQKLMVGKGGWHGLGNTRFKSSVNRSPRQKTMGTPGEKRDLQLELMLLADVGMLGLPNAGKSTFIRAVSAAKPKVADYPFTTLVPSLGVVRMDSEQSFVVADIPGLIEGAAEGAGLGIRFLKHLERCRVLLHLIDIDPIDESDPVENARIILGELEKYSEKLFNKPRWLVFNKVDLIGEEEAQARAKAVAEALGWEDKYYLISAASRTGVNELCWDVMSFINANPKEAELEEKQPEKVEFMWDDYHKETLENAVEAEDDEWDDDWDDEDDEGVEIIYQR; this is encoded by the coding sequence ATGAAGTTTGTTGATGAAGCGACAATTCTGGTCGTCGCCGGCGATGGCGGTAATGGTTGCGTCAGCTTCCGCCGCGAAAAATATATCCCGAAGGGCGGCCCTGACGGGGGTGATGGTGGTGATGGCGGTGACGTTTATCTGATCGCCGACGAAAACCTCAATACCCTTATCGATTATCGTTTCGAAAAATCGTTCCGCGCCGAGCGTGGGCAGAACGGCCAGAGCCGTGACTGTACCGGCAAACGCGGTAAAGATATCGAAGTTAAAGTGCCGGTCGGCACCCGTGTTATCGATCAGGGCACCGGCGAAACACTGGGCGACATGACGCGCCACGGCCAGAAACTGATGGTCGGCAAAGGCGGCTGGCATGGCCTGGGCAATACCCGTTTCAAATCCTCAGTGAACCGCAGCCCGCGTCAGAAAACCATGGGTACGCCGGGCGAGAAGCGCGATCTCCAGCTGGAGCTGATGCTGCTGGCCGACGTTGGGATGCTGGGCCTGCCGAATGCCGGTAAGTCGACCTTTATCCGTGCTGTCTCAGCCGCTAAACCCAAAGTGGCGGACTATCCGTTTACGACGCTGGTGCCGAGCCTCGGCGTGGTGCGTATGGACAGCGAGCAGAGCTTTGTCGTGGCCGATATCCCTGGCCTGATCGAAGGGGCGGCCGAGGGCGCGGGCCTGGGCATTCGCTTCCTGAAACACCTTGAGCGCTGCCGCGTTCTGCTGCACCTGATCGACATCGATCCTATCGATGAAAGCGATCCGGTCGAAAATGCGCGCATCATTCTGGGCGAGCTGGAAAAGTACAGCGAGAAGCTGTTCAACAAGCCACGCTGGCTGGTCTTCAACAAGGTTGACCTGATCGGTGAAGAAGAGGCGCAGGCTCGCGCGAAAGCGGTAGCGGAAGCGCTGGGCTGGGAAGATAAGTATTACCTGATCTCAGCCGCAAGCCGCACCGGTGTCAACGAACTCTGCTGGGACGTGATGAGCTTCATCAACGCGAATCCGAAAGAAGCAGAGCTTGAAGAGAAGCAGCCGGAGAAAGTGGAATTCATGTGGGATGATTACCACAAGGAAACCCTTGAGAACGCGGTGGAAGCCGAAGACGACGAGTGGGATGACGACTGGGATGATGAAGACGACGAAGGCGTTGAAATTATCTATCAGCGTTAA
- the mlaB gene encoding lipid asymmetry maintenance protein MlaB — translation MHESLRWEREASTLLLKGELDRDTLMGLWQQRETLIRDVDTIDVAALDRVDSSGLALLVHLREIARAQGITPRFTGISDKLQSLITLYNLQQIIVSADKSA, via the coding sequence ATGCACGAATCGTTACGCTGGGAGCGGGAAGCCAGCACGCTGCTGCTGAAAGGCGAACTGGATCGCGACACGCTGATGGGGCTCTGGCAGCAGCGTGAGACCCTGATCCGGGATGTCGACACCATCGACGTTGCGGCGCTGGATCGCGTTGACTCCTCCGGGCTGGCTCTGCTGGTGCACCTGCGGGAAATTGCGCGTGCCCAGGGGATTACGCCACGCTTTACGGGCATCAGCGACAAACTGCAGTCGCTGATTACGCTTTACAATCTGCAACAGATTATTGTTTCTGCGGATAAAAGCGCCTGA